A single genomic interval of Helianthus annuus cultivar XRQ/B chromosome 13, HanXRQr2.0-SUNRISE, whole genome shotgun sequence harbors:
- the LOC110900498 gene encoding uncharacterized protein LOC110900498 has translation MVSNSWWSSSSSDEEEMFFANAVVKAAQILLEEEEEEEDGSSENVITRRIRINRDRQVHEKLVNDYFSDAPLYNADIFKRRFRMSRRLFTRIADDLAGLDPFFTQRPDARNYEGFTTLQKCTAAIRQLAYGTVPDALDEYLQMSTRTSRECLYRFYHNVVKLYSKQYLRKPNVYDVQQLYQAHEARHGFSGMLGSIDCMHWEWHNCPTAWRGQYTRGDHGHPTLILEAVASQDLWIWHSFFGLPGSLNDLNVLYQSATFSDVINGTGPHTRFIVSWVEYRRGYYLADGIYPSWSTIVKTISFPEDEKRKKISQASRSCKKRHRTLFWYEGRAICEYDENSSYGNTVPVDLTQQDLNSFALTNDYTHANLQHDLVEHIWNNVNGGDGDGDEDE, from the exons ATGGTATCTAATTCTTGGTGGTCCTCGTCTTCTTCTGACGAAGAGGAGATGTTTTTCGCAAACGCTGTGGTAAAGGCGGCGCAGATTCTTTtggaggaggaagaggaagaggaagatggCTCGTCTGAAAACGTTATTACCAGACGAATACGGATTAACAGAGACCGCCAAG TACACGAGAAATTGGTGAACGATTATTTTTCGGATGCACCCCTTTACAATGCCGACATTTTCAAACGAAGGTTCCGAATGAGTCGCCGGTTATTCACACGGATTGCTGATGATTTGGCTGGGCTAGACCCGTTTTTCACGCAACGACCCGATGCTCGGAATTATGAAGGGTTCACCACGTTACAAAAGTGTACTGCAGCCATTCGCCAATTGGCGTACGGGACAGTGCCCGACGCTTTGGACGAGTACTTACAGATGTCGACAAGAACTTCGCGGGAATGTTTGTATCGGTTTTACCATAATGTGGTGAAATTGTATAGCAAACAATATTTGCGGAAACCAAACGTGTATGATGTCCAACAGTTGTATCAAGCTCATGAAGCAAGGCACGGGTTTTCGGGAATGCTTGGTAGCATTGATTGTATGCATTGGGAGTGGCATAACTGCCCGACTGCGTGGCGAGGCCAATACACGCGAGGTGATCACGGCCATCCAACCTTAATACTTGAGGCTGTGGCATCACAAGATTTGTGGATCTGGCATTCTTTCTTTGGGCTCCCTGGTTCACTCAACGACCTCAACGTGCTATACCAATCGGCGACCTTTAGCGATGTCATTAATGGAACTGGTCCACACACCCGTTTTATAGTTTCATGGGTTGAGTATAGACGCGGGTATTATCTTGCTGACGGAATATATCCGTCTTGGTCTACAATTGTCAAGACTATTTCATTTCCCGAGGatgaaaaaaggaaaaaaattagCCAAGCGTCAAGAAGCTGCAAGAAAAGGCATCGAACGTTGTTTTggt ACGAAGGTCGGGCGATTTGTGAGTATGATGAGAATTCATCTTACGGGAATACTGTCCCGGTAGATCTGACGCaacaggatttaaactcgttcGCGCTAACCAACGACTACACGCATGCAAACCTTCAACACGATTTGGTAGAACATATATGGAACAACGTAAACGGCGGGGACGGTGACGGAGACGAAGATGAgtag